AAAAAGGTTACAGAAAGCCCATTAAATGCTATggagaaaacaaaataacaaagccCATTTCTTGAAAAATTCGAGAGACTTCGGCCCAAAAGCTTCGTATAAAAAGAGTTCAGATCCCATACTTCGCGATCTACTTGTGCGCTATATCAGGCCCGCCCTCAATCGAGAGTTTATTGGGAGGGATTGTTTCTTTGATGCCCTTTTGCTTGAAAGTCAAGCAAGCTTCCGTAGATTAGACATGGGGCTATGGGAGTCCATTGTGAATGATAGGCACTCCTAACACTATATAACCAAATGCCTTGTATTTTTACTAGTCTAGAGATACTGGAGCAAAGCCTTGTGCGACGCCGTAACTTTGTTTTCGGCGGGATCCAGTCTCTCTCTCAAATACTCCATCGAGCCAAGCCTCTCCGTCTTTCGCCAAATCTTCGAGATCGGGTAATGGCATGACTCAACTCTTAGGGTTTCACCGTGTTTTCTGAAAGTTAGGGTTTCTATGTCGTTTTCTTCGTTTTGTCGTGAGAGTATCGAGAACAAGCTTTCCACTTCTAGTCTCACTCTTGAATCTTTAGTTGTAGTATTTTATGGGttgtattttcactgaaagTTAGGGTTTCTCAACTTTTATGGTTTCGTTTTTGTTTGGTTCTtcagaaatgaaagaaaagagaagaaaatgctGTAAATAGCACATTTTTTACATCTAAGAAATCTTTATTAAAAGCTGTACATGTCACTTATATTCATCATGAAAAGTTTAGGGTGGTTTACAAAGCGTTTAAGTTCCAATTACTTGTGTTAATCTTTCTTCAGCTAAATTGTCCGAGCATCTCGGTTCCAGCTAGCCTTCTTTACATCCCCTTTCATGGCGGTACGTCAAATCTGCCAAATCATTCTATGGtcctttttataaaatattttgttgttattattatatgtttctTCATTTTGTACTTCATTATGTCTCATTTGGTCTAGAATGTTTGTAGATCGACAGAATTTTTAAAGATGAAGCCAGTGAAGAAAAGGGGGAGCGTGCCAGAATGGTGAGGCTTGTCTGAAAGTGATAGATATGCACGTTTTTTGGTTATAAAATGGATGTATGCTTGTATGAATTCCCCCTCTTTTTTTGCCATCCCCTCGTTTTTTTTGgctattaaaaaggaaaatatgaagTATGCGCGTGTGAATTCCATTAACGAACATTTTAAAATCGAGCTGATTAAATTTGGGTATTTTTAGTGCAGAGTTACTTCATGATTATGAGATAATATTCTTAACTGAGCATATCTATCTTTTGCTTGATGTTCATCGTGAATAGAATAATTGATTTCTTTCTTCATTCAGGCATCGTTTATTGGTGCAATAGCAATTGCTGACTTGGTCAAGACAACCTTGGGGCCAAAGGGAATGGTAAATCTTCTCACTCTTTTCCTCTTTATATATTTCTGTGTGCTTGAGGCTTGAGCTCTgcatcttttttaaaatgaaattttcaattactcatcaatttttttcagaCTTTAGGGTGTTTTCAAATGAAAGATGCTGTGATTTTAGGCCATTATCCAATGTTTGAACATAGTTTTTAGCCTGATTGTTGATTTGTACCGTTCAGGATAAAATTTTGCAATCGACGGGTAGAGGACGTGTAGTCACAGTTACAAATGATGGTGCCACCATTTTGAAGTCCCTTCATATTGACAACCCAGCTGCTAAAGTTCTTGTTGGTATCCTTGCAATAGTTCTCGTGCTTGATGATATATGATTTGTCTGGTTTGAGAGTTTTATGACTAATAATCTCCTTTGAGGTCAGGAAAGATCTTTGTTTGTGCAAATGCTTGTTCTGTACAAGTTATCTGTAGTTTGCTACCAAGCCAACATCGAAAAAACTAACGGGACAACTTTGAATTTGTTGGATCaatagcatattatttttttatccttaatTCAGGAATCAGATATTTCAAAAGTTCAAGATGATGAAGTTGGCGATGGGACAACTTCCGTTGTTGTCTTGGCTGGGGAACTTCTGAGGGAGGCAGAAAAGCTTGTTGCAGCAAAAATACACCCAATGACAATAATATCAGGTCTGAATTTTCTGAGTTATAGGCGATCTTTCCATTAGGTTGCTTGCATCGTGAAGCATTACATACATGTAGAGGTCTTGGTTTACGAAATGAATGGATGGATATGCTCTTTTTGCTTTATTATCATAATGTGTATAATGCCTATAAAGGAACAATATCTCTTCAGTCACCTCGTAGTTTCTTAAAAACTTTAAGGACATGCTTCTTTTATCAATGGTTCTCGTGTAATTTCCTTGTAATTTAGGTATGTTAATGATGTTTGGAATGGTGAGAGAAACTTATCCCAACAAAAGGATGGCACTTGCCTCCTGACCCTTGGTGAGCACCATAACAATAAGTTGTGAGTGCAGTTGGATACTGCATCTGGGGATAATGTTGCTcccctggtctctcttcctccaatagtgGATTGGATTCTGACTAAAGTTAATGAGATTCAACAGTTCGTGGAAATTttacatggaggatgtgaagaccaatttaaagaactaatcatTGTGATTGAGGCAAGTCACGCTTTTGAAACCAAAttaagtttcaagaaaagcagggagttacaacgtctttcttgggcaatcaactacgacgctaagggtggtagctcaactagagggaagtctaaagggaagGCCTTGTGAAGatggaaacaaggggttggggttgggttttCGGGTAGAGTCttagttctacgggaaacaaggaGTTGTagtcgggcttggtgtattttaggttgtttttcacgggctttttgggtcattaggggcttctAATATGGGTAagatgttttcttgtatacattcagtatacttggttactcctgttgatatatataatatttttacttaataaaaaaaaaaacaataagttGGTGAAGAGGATAGCTTCCACTTATAAATCATGGGCATGCCAGGATTTTTCTGGAGAAGGAAAAATGGATTACAAATAATGGACTTTTTTGGATGAGGTATCACCTAGTTAGCTTGGAACTCCATTTTTCCCTTTGCAACCATGTTGTAAAATCTTGTGTTATTTTGTGACTGTGACTATAGAGGCACCATGGAACTATTTCTATGTCATAATTGTGTGTCTctatttcacatggaggatgtgaagaccaatttaaagaactaattacTGCGATTGAGGCAAGATATGCTCttaaaaccaaatcaagttttaagaaaagcagagaGTTACATCTTTTTTCGGGAAttaactacgacgctaagggtggtagctcatctagagggaagtctaaagggagggcattgtgaagatgGGAAAACTAGGGGTTGGGGTGGGGTttttgggtagagttttagttctacgggaagcaaggggttggggtcgAGTTTGgcgtattttgggttgtttttcacgggctttttgggttattagggGTTTTCTATTAGGGGCAAggtgttctcttgtatacatgcagtgtacttggttattcctttaatacatatataatatttttacttttgacttataaaaaaaaaatatatttttacttataaaaaaaaataataataataattgtgcGTCACTATTTGCTCTCCCATGACATATACCTTTTCAATTCTGTAGTCTGAATTGCTTTCCAGCTGATTTTTTAAAGTACAAAAAGATTCCAATTGGAAAAACCTTGCTAGTAACTTCTGCCTGCTGCTAGCTGAAAAAGAATTGCTGCTGCTGATCAAtgtctctcttgctctctctaaGCTAGAGTTGTTCTATCATATCAACTCCTACAACCCAGCATGCATTTTGACCTGAGGGTTTCATAAGCAATTTTCCttctaaaaaaacacaatatattCACCCATTTCCCttctaaaaaaacacaattttcataCAACCCAGCATGCGTTTTGACCCAACGGTTTCTATTGACTTATTTGATTGTTTAGGTTATCGAATGGCTGTGGAATGTGCACGTGATGCTCTGTTGCAGAAAGTCATGGATAATAAAGAGGATGCAGGCATGTTTTTTTGTTCTATATTCATTTTTAtccatcatttattttttcctctaatGTTTTCTTGGTTGTGGGAACTGCAGCATTTCCCCCTTCTTGTTCAGTCTGTACGAGTGTGGTGCTTTAAATGGATGAGAACTGCTAATCTGTGTGACCGGGCCTTTGGTTTCTGCAGTCTTTGTTGTATACTTAATGCATGCCATTACTGTATTTTATGCAGAGAAATTCAAGTCAGACTTGATGAAGATTGCAATGACTACTCTGAGTTCCAAGATACTATCACAGGATAAGGAACATTTTGCAAGACTGGCAGTGGATGCTGTTATGAGGCTAAAGGTAAATTTGGGGCTGATTTAGATGTGTAAAAAGCTCTGGTTTGTGCAAgccatcttttaaaaaaaaaaaaagttttagcGATGTAACTGACTACAATTAGTGGGGATTAGGAATTAGTTGAGTTTGGTCGAGTTTTTAGccattttttccttcttaaaaTACGTTTTTCTGGAGGAATGTTACTTTGGCGTGATTATGCTCTACACTCTGAGTTCTTTTGACTCTTGTTACATATCATGGtggttgtctttattttttttgtaataatgatGTTGCAAATGGCAGGGAAGCACAAACTTAGAGTCCATCCAAATTATCAAGAAGCCTGGAGGATCGCTAAAGGAATCCTTTTTAGACGAAGGGTGGGGTGTCTAAACTCTCAATCTTCTTATGCGCTACTTTTCTGTACTTTTCTGCTTGATGGACGTGTAGGTTTTCCATGAAATTTATGTTTACAATGGGGGTTGCATGCTTGTTCAGATTTATTCTTGACAAGAAAATTGGCATTGGACAACCGAAACGCATAGAAAATGCAAAGATTTTGGTGGCGAACACTGCAATGGATACGGATAAAGTGAAGATATATGGGGCCCGTGTCCGTGTTGATTCAATGTCCAGGGTTGCTGATATTGAAGCGGCTGAGAAGGaaaagatgagagaaaaagtgCAAAAGATCATTGCTCATGGCATCAACTGCTTTGTTAACAGACAGTTAATTTACAACTTTCCTGAAGAACTTTTTGCAGATGCGGGTATACTTGCGATTGAACATGCAGATTTTGATGGGATTGAGCGCCTTGCTTTAGTTACTGGTGGTGAAATTGCATCAACTTTTGACAATCCAGAATCGGTTAAGCTTGGTCACTGCAAGCTCATTGAGGAAATTATGATTGGCGAGGACAAGTTGATCCACTTTTCTGGTGTTGAATTGGGTCAGGCTTGCACAATAGTATTGAGAGGTGCAAGgtatttttctgaattttcttttttatcgtTTTTCTCCTGTAAATAAGATAGTCTTTGTTCTAATTATGTGTTTATGTTTTCCAAATTTGTATATCTGTGTGTGCACGTCTGTGATAAAGACTCAAAATACGGAATGCAATAATTGGTTGCTGGTTTGAAGCATCGTGCCAATCTTAAAGCAGCCAATTGCCTGTCTCAACTCtcaagtttgaaatttttattaccaatgttcaaaccaaaatttgaaggaaCCTTCTTTGAAATGGCCTTTGTCACTATCAATTCTGGCAGAACTACTCAAAAAGGGTGTTCTATCTGGGGGGATTTAAGCTACAAAGAGTTGCATCCAGTTTCCTCACCATGAAGCTAATATATTGCAGGCATGCTTCCTTTAGTGTTGGCCACTGGTGtagctattatttatttattttgatggtTTGTAGGGGTGGATACATACAATTCTTTTCTACCAGTAGAATTTCCTTTATCCTGACCTCTAGTACCAGACTCGGTGTAGGTAGTCTAACTTTCACATGTGTGGTTTCTCTATCAGCTTTCTAGTTTTGGATTAACCTTCTTATAACATTGTTGCTGAGAtatcttttgatttcttttgaCAAGTAAAGATGATCCTTTGATTTAGTTTCTTTCTGAGTAATATGTATTGttttgttgtaaatttttttttgcagcCACCATGTTCTTGACGAGGCTGAAAGGTCTCTTCATGATGCTTTGTGTGTCCTGTCACAGACTGTCAATGACAGTAGGGTTTTGCTTGGAGGTGGGTGGCCTGAGATGGTGATGGCCAAGGAGGTGGATGAACTGGCACGTAAGACTCCTGGGAAGAAGTCTCATGCTATTGAAGCTTTTTCTCGGGCACTAGTGGCCATTCCTACAATCATTGCCGACAATGCTGGTTTGGACAGTGCCGAGTTGGTTGCTCAGCTCCGTGCTGAGCACCAGAAGGAGAAATGCACTGCAGGGATTGATGTCATCTCTGGATCTGTGAGTATGCAAGATAAAAATGTATTATGGAGTTTATGATGCACAGATTGAATGGAGTTTATAGTGGGTCTATCTTGAAAATTAACGTACATGAACTATTGATCCATGGGGTGCGCTCTTCTTTacttactatatttttttattctttcaggGCTTAATGCAAATTCAGAGTGCCTTATACTGGTCCTTAGAATTTATTGTgagataccaaaaaaaaaaggatttattGTGAGATTGTTTAGAAGGGGGCTCTAACCCCTGAAAAGattacaaatgaaaattttgggggGACTGATTGAGATTCCAGCTATATTATTTTCGAAGCAGTTTCTTTTGCTTCTATTGACTCAGCCTGGCatttatttaatcaattttattcttttataattttacttgaatattattattaaataaagataaatctGAAAAGTCATGTCAAAAAATTTATGCAATTTGGATGTTTAAAGGTTTTAGACCCTTCCACTTCTTTCCTATATAACTCTTGGTCGTTTTTCCTCTAtatttgatttatgaaaaaattagtaATCGAAAAAGACTACAATCAAATTATTCCATAATTAGCCTCACATTGTGTGGGGTATACGAAGTATTTGATTTCTCGTACGATTAGTGCACCACAGGTTTGGCCTATGCTTTCAGCTTCTATTTGCTTGGAAAGTTATGGATTGTTGCTTGCTTGTCAATAAAGTCGGCATTCTTTAATTTTGGCTCCTGATCATTGATTTCGTGACAGGTAGGAGATATGGCACTACTGGGAATCTCTGAAGCATTCAAAGTCAAGCAGGCCGTATTGCTCTCTGCCACTGAGGCTGCTGAGATGATTCTCCGAGTTGATGAAATCATCACCTGTGCTCCACGGAAGAGAGAAAATAGGATGTGAAGATGTGCATTAGATCATTTGGCTAATTAAAGGACATCTGTTGTAATTCTGTGATACGTATTGCCATCTTGGATAGGATACGGTAATGAAACTGTTTTGGAACATGGTCTGATTTCAAAAACTGGGagtgtttctttccttttttgttttttttacaaGGCGGTTTGGGGGAATTGCCGGAAAGGCTAATCGTCTGGGGATTTTGATCACTTTGTTGTtgaaattttgatgaaattattttttgttttttgtttttttctttttctgagaaGAGCTGTGGACATGGGAATCCTGGGTCCCGTTAATGAGATTCCATCATCATAATCTGTTAAGGTTAACGTGTATCAGCAGTCTTAAGTGATGGAATCCtttgaagcctatgaatttATCAACAACATTCCTCGAAATCCAGAATTCCTCTAAATGAGCTATGATTTGCGGACTCTTCCATTCATTCAGAATCTAAAATCTGTTTAAATTCTTCCTATTCACCGCTTCAGCTAGGCCCTGCGGTTATGGCGCACGGCTTCACTCTAATCAAGAGTTCGTGTCTTTTGTACGTTCAATAAATTTCAACTAGGATGGAATGCATCTTGCAGAGCCGTTCTGTTCTTCAACCCGAGCACAGATTTATCTGACGGACCGGTTTGGACTAGATCAACATCAAAGGCTATGGCTTGGTTCACCTCGACCAATGATCGCTATGTATAACATATTTATGtcttatgtatatatttatgcagTGTACCCCTTGAAACTTTTGGTCCCTGAAATGGGGCTCAAAGGTCTAATAAGAGgaatcggtttttttttttccttcccattCTTGGCGCTTTTGTACTCAATATTCagcaatattatatttatttccaAATGCATTGGGAAATGAGATCTTTGTTGAAATCTGCAGGGCTATCAGGCGCTTTTTTGGGTACCCAGAGCATGTACTTAGGGGACACTGCAATCTGGCTATGTGGATATACATTCTAGTTCCGTACTGTGAATTAATATGGGTGCATAACATACAAACTGAattcagattttatttttgcGTTGGCCGAGTggtttcttaagtttgctcttGGAGGGAGCGTGTGCAATAAGAGGCGCTATGAAAAGCCTATTGTTCTTCACAATAGCCTGCAAAAGAGAGCCTTTTGTAATCTGAGGGCACTCATCACTCATCTTTTTCACCggttttttcttctcttaacTAGCCTTGTGGTATCGCTGGGGCcataccaaaaaaagaaaaaacccaaaccAGACTCTTTCTTTCGATCCGGAAAAGGACAAACTGCGCGAGTTAACGGTCAAATACATGTAGTATAAGTTGTACGCGAATCCAGTTGGATTTACGCCCAACGAAAAAGTGACTCGTGTCGACTCCCAAACAAACACCGAACACTTCCCCTTTCTACTCTCCTCGACCCGACTCGGAACTCCGCAGAGATACTGCCGCCATTGCCCTCTGAGAGAGCCGTCGTAAAAAAATGGCGAACGATACCAAAGCAGTGCATGTTAGCATGGAGCCTGAGGTGGCGCATAATATCTCCGCCACCGTGGAAGGCCAGGACATCTCCGTCTATGACGATGTGCGGGCTCTTCACGACGTCGTTCAAGGTCTGCCTTCACACGTCATGAAGGACTTGCTGTCCATCGGGGTTCGTTTTTTCATTTAAACTTATCTTCTCACACCGTTTTTTACGATTCTTAGGGTTTCTGAATATTGAACGATTTTTACTCGGGCTTTGTAAATATCATTATGCTTTAacggtgccttttttttttttttttgcatatttttattatcttcctTTGTTTGAGACTACAAATAGAAGTTTGGTTGACTAGCATTGAAGAAAAAGTAGGAGTAGTTTCTAACTATATCAGTACAATAATAAGGTTATGATTGTGAAGACCTTGATAATTAATGTCATTGTGTGTATATAATAGCTTCAATACATCCTCAATGAATAATATGCTACGAGGTGTGATCAGTCAACGACGGTGTGCATATCTAAATTGTGAAAACCACAATAATTGATTGTGTTGTTGATGGCACTTGGAACTGCCATGGATAAATGAAATGTGATTTATAGGAAATTCTTCAACGATTGTTcggattttatgaaattttgttttgttgaattgTAGGTATGTGCCCGGTGCATCTTTCGGCTGTTTGGGATACGTGGAAACATATATTCTTGCTCCTTCCTCTCATCTTCGATGTTGAGTTCAGTTCTTGGAGAACAAAGACATGCGGATGAAGACATGGTAGACATTGGTTCTGAAGAACATAAAAACCCAATCAGTCTGCCTGCTTCTGAGGTATCAGAAGTTGATGCTGTACTTTGTACCCTTTGTTTAGGTATCTTGCAGTTTACCTATTGCGATGATAAAGAACTGGTGGTGAAAAAAAGTGCCAAAGATATGGCTGTTGCTATTTCTGAGCTGCTAAGGCGAGAGTGGCATCAGATTGATAGCTTTTCTCTTGAAGTATCCATACCTCCAATTGTCCTTGAAAATGAAAGCTCAGTTTGGTACGAATTGTTGATATGCTGATTTCGTGTAATCTTTTGAGACCCCTAAGCATGTATCTATCAAAAGATGGGATGCTTAAGCTTAGgttaatcatttttctataaaaaatatgtactaaaaaaagaaagaaaggggaaagaagAATGTCCTGTCACTTATTGTGCTTGTTAGCGAACTTCTAAAATTCTTTTGGTCGGAAACTACTACTCATAGCATTCTTTGCTTGGCAAATTGTTTCAATTTCCAAATTTTGTAGGTTGTACATGAAAAGAAAGTATGGGTCTGAACTTTGTTTCCAAGGGAAGTTACTGTCTCAACGTATATCTACTGTGGAAGCCTTAATATTGTGTTTAGCAAAACCTCTTGAAACATTGTTGGTGAGTGAGGATTGCTTTTTACACTGAAACTTCCAATGATTCAAAGTAGCAATACATCTGTCTTtgcaattaatattttatgaaattaagaCTTGCACAGGATTGTAAATCAGGTGCAAGTGATATCCGCATCTGTTTGACGTTCACGCACTCTAAGGCATTGAAAATGGTTCATAGCGTTGCAGTGAGCAAACATGGTTGCAAGAGAACAAAAACAGGCATGTAAATATTTATACCAACCTCATTTGTTCTCGTTGTTTCTATGAAGGCCATAAATAAAGTTCTAGCACTTAAATATTGTTGCCCTGTTTTTCAAGTGTAAAAGCCATGTCACGCCATCTCAATGTAGTTTAAATTCAAGATGTGATTTGATTGCAAAACTAAGATCAAAGATTGAGTTGTTTTTATTACAATCCATGAAGGAAATTTatattgttatttgtttttacaaaattgCTATTGCAAGGTATATAATTCTACAAGTTCTGTCAGACTTAGATTTTTAGGTTCGGCATTTATGTTTTGGAGCTTTATCCACTCTTGCAGATTTTATGTAGAATTAGAAATGTGAGTATGAAAGGTACATGCTCTCTATTTCATTTCTTAATATCAGTATTTATAATTACTGCACCTTTGGGGGTGCTATGGTGGGGACCAATTGCCAAAAGACAAGTTTTGTTTTGGTACCATCCCTAAGGAATTTATATGGAAGACATGTACTGCAAAAGTAATTCTATCTGTTGCTTGTGGAGATAGGTCTACACAAATCATATATTGTGGTGTTTGTAGGAGGGGCATCCATTGAATGATCAACTAAAAGAAGCAAATTCTTGGACTTCTTTAGATTATACTCCTAAGTGTATAATAAGTTATCTGGAGTTTGGAATTGTGGAACCAAAATTGAGGGACTGGTTATAAGTTGAACTGATTATACCAGTTTTACCGCACATGATCTCAGACAGAGCAATCTGATCAATTGAATTCAATGATCTCTATGCTTATCCCTCTGAGTTCTAAAGCTAAAGCCCACtgaataataatagttttgaaaaatggtCATAATGCCATTGCATGTTTGTGGAAGGTATCTGATGGAAACTACAAAtacattcaaaaattattatatatgataggaTATTCTTTATTCATTGGAACATTTTTGTCTTCTTGCTAATATAATCCCGGCTAGGACCAGAACTGACTGGTGCACAATTTCAAAAACAGGCATAAACGTGCAAATTTGGCCATTTAGATTATTTAATTACTCACATTTATACCTTGACTTTGGATGCTGAATATTATTTGCTGATTGACACAGGCATCGAAAACTGTATAGACTCCATTGATGATTCTGTAGTTGGAGACATCGAATGCTCTGATTTGGCTGGTGTGACCATTCAAAGGTCTTTTGGTGGTTCGCAGGATAATGGATCTTCTCAGAGTCTCAAATTTCCTCCAGAAAAAGTAACTCTTTTACTCCTTTAGGATGGGGTATCTACCAACTCCAATATACAAAGGATATTAACGCTTTCAGCACTATCAAGTTTGTGAATCAGTTGTTGAACTCtcttatatttatgaaaaaaaagtttataaagtTAATGATTTTATACAGTTcctcttgtatatgtcttgtgtacttgggctttgcctatattcttattaataaaattcttatcagaaaaaagatttaatataGTCCTGACATTGTCTGGGTTTTCTAACTGTCTAGGTTGAAGCCTGTCATCTGGTGTTTCTTTGCTACAGGAACCCTATCTTTTTTGGTGGGAGATACCTGAAGGTAATCTATTGTTGTaaagaattttttgtaaaattttttggtGGGTAAATATGTGGGATTTTAGCCTGTTTGGTGTCTAGTCTTTCAATCTCAACCTCATGGCCACTCTAAATACTTCTTGTTACATTCAGATCTTGGTAATGTTGTTTGGTCTATAGTTGTATTATATCTGGGTACACCTTTGCCCTTTCTAATGAAGttctcttacttttttttttttggcaccgGGTGTTCGGAACAAAGTCCTGTCTAATCCCGAGGATGCATaggcccttggcaaggagtttcctgcaagtgcacctcggttaattcaaggggaaattcTCCCAATCCGATGGCCTAGAAATTGTTGTTTGATTCTAATAGTTTCTGTTTAAAAAGGAAAGAGTTTGTTTCGTTGCTAGGACTAAGACAATATGAAGTTTTTGAGTAAATTAAAATTGGAAGAAAAGAATAGCAGGGGAAGTTTATGTACATACTATAAAGGGTAGTGAAATTACTAGAACAAGAAACTTAATGTAGAGCTGCTCTAAATGAAAGGATTGTTCCCTGTTTTTGGTATGTCAAGGAAATGATAATCAGCTGCATCATTCACCAAGTGCAGAAGAGCAACAAGATCAATTTCATGCTACAAAATTTTGGAACAAGTCTCCTATTTAGTAAGGAGTTTAAAGTACATGTGTTGTTAACGTCATCTGAATCTTAAATCTAGGTCAAGGCAAAAGCAAATAAAGTGGACTGAGTGGGTATGGCATGCTTTACTTTAGACAATGTGGTCAACACCCCTACATGAACGTCTTGTGGTCATGCTCCTTACCTGCGGTCCTGGAGCAAGCTCCATTGACAAGAGAACATATAGAGCTAGGAAGCCCTCCTGTGTATATGATCTTGCATCATCTGTTATGATTTCTTATATGCATTTTTCCTGTAATAAAATTTTCCCATTAGTGGAACAGATATCTGTAGATTACACTTTTATTTGACCTTTGAAACTGTATTTTTGGTGTCCAgcaatattgatgatttttagtTTGAACCAGTGCATGCAGTGAAGCTTAAAGATCATGCTGTTAGTACTCTTACTGCATTAGCCACAGATTGTCCTAATTACTCTT
This genomic interval from Juglans microcarpa x Juglans regia isolate MS1-56 chromosome 4D, Jm3101_v1.0, whole genome shotgun sequence contains the following:
- the LOC121260348 gene encoding T-complex protein 1 subunit beta-like, whose product is MAIDRIFKDEASEEKGERARMASFIGAIAIADLVKTTLGPKGMDKILQSTGRGRVVTVTNDGATILKSLHIDNPAAKVLVDISKVQDDEVGDGTTSVVVLAGELLREAEKLVAAKIHPMTIISGYRMAVECARDALLQKVMDNKEDAEKFKSDLMKIAMTTLSSKILSQDKEHFARLAVDAVMRLKGSTNLESIQIIKKPGGSLKESFLDEGFILDKKIGIGQPKRIENAKILVANTAMDTDKVKIYGARVRVDSMSRVADIEAAEKEKMREKVQKIIAHGINCFVNRQLIYNFPEELFADAGILAIEHADFDGIERLALVTGGEIASTFDNPESVKLGHCKLIEEIMIGEDKLIHFSGVELGQACTIVLRGASHHVLDEAERSLHDALCVLSQTVNDSRVLLGGGWPEMVMAKEVDELARKTPGKKSHAIEAFSRALVAIPTIIADNAGLDSAELVAQLRAEHQKEKCTAGIDVISGSVGDMALLGISEAFKVKQAVLLSATEAAEMILRVDEIITCAPRKRENRM
- the LOC121260346 gene encoding tRNA pseudouridine synthase Pus10 isoform X1; its protein translation is MANDTKAVHVSMEPEVAHNISATVEGQDISVYDDVRALHDVVQGLPSHVMKDLLSIGVCARCIFRLFGIRGNIYSCSFLSSSMLSSVLGEQRHADEDMVDIGSEEHKNPISLPASEVSEVDAVLCTLCLGILQFTYCDDKELVVKKSAKDMAVAISELLRREWHQIDSFSLEVSIPPIVLENESSVWLYMKRKYGSELCFQGKLLSQRISTVEALILCLAKPLETLLDCKSGASDIRICLTFTHSKALKMVHSVAVSKHGCKRTKTGIENCIDSIDDSVVGDIECSDLAGVTIQRSFGGSQDNGSSQSLKFPPEKVEACHLVFLCYRNPIFFGGRYLKYSRNVSQTRWIIDDERKGEASVEEIVGGIILPMCQGDNYKFHAAGREDIDVRMLGSGRPFLVEIQNARHIPSEAFVKEIETKINNLENKLVEVKNLKAVGSQGWDLMREGEAEKQKQYAALVWISRPLKDEDLESIASFKDMKVLQRTPIRVLHRRSPLEREKIIHWMKIEKIAGSNHYFLLHLCTQAGTYIKEFVHGDLGRTHPSVGSLLGCRAEILQLDVTDVKMDCF
- the LOC121260346 gene encoding tRNA pseudouridine synthase Pus10 isoform X2, with amino-acid sequence MANDTKAVHVSMEPEVAHNISATVEGQDISVYDDVRALHDVVQGLPSHVMKDLLSIGVCARCIFRLFGIRGNIYSCSFLSSSMLSSVLGEQRHADEDMVDIGSEEHKNPISLPASEVSEVDAVLCTLCLGILQFTYCDDKELVVKKSAKDMAVAISELLRREWHQIDSFSLEVSIPPIVLENESSVWLYMKRKYGSELCFQGKLLSQRISTVEALILCLAKPLETLLDCKSGASDIRICLTFTHSKALKMVHSVAVSKHGCKRTKTGIENCIDSIDDSVVGDIECSDLAGVTIQRSFGGSQDNGSSQSLKFPPEKVEACHLVFLCYRNPIFFGGRYLKYSRNVSQTRWIIDDERKGEASVEEIVGGIILPMCQGDNYKFHAAGREDIDVRMLGSGRPFLVEIQNARHIPSEAFVKEIETKINNLENKLVEVKNLKAVGSQGWDLMREGEAEKQKQYAALVWISRPLKDEDLESIASFKDMAGTYIKEFVHGDLGRTHPSVGSLLGCRAEILQLDVTDVKMDCF